A portion of the Malania oleifera isolate guangnan ecotype guangnan chromosome 3, ASM2987363v1, whole genome shotgun sequence genome contains these proteins:
- the LOC131151463 gene encoding secreted RxLR effector protein 161-like, translated as MRIVESDNAKFLENGGISGSDISRNVVIKEIQVPIPISRLLTDIVVPLVVERHDNTEQQSNDTCMRPDISFAIGMFGRYQSHPGMEHWKAAKKVLRYLKGTRHCMLTYRRTDQLEVVGYSNSDFAGCVDSRKSTYGYLFLLAGGAISWKSAK; from the exons ATGAGAATAGTTGAATCTGATAATGCAAAGTTCCTTGAAAATGGTGGAATTAGTGGGAGTGATATATCGCGaaatgtggtcattaaagaaattcagGTTCCTATACCGATATCTAGACTTTTAACAGACATTGTTGTTCCTTTAGTTGTTGAAAGGCATGATAACACTGAACAACAGTCTAATGAT ACTTGTATGAGACCAGATATTAGTTTTGCAATTGGGATGTTCGGGAGGTACCAAAGTCATCCcggaatggagcattggaaagctgcaaagaaagTCTTGAGGTACTTAAAAGGAACCAGACACTGTATGCTCACATATAGGAGAACAGATCAGTTGGAGGTGGTTGGCTACTCTAACTCAGATTTTGCTGGATGCGTTGATAGTCGTAAGTCAACGTATGGCTATTTGTTCCTGTTAGctggaggagcaatatcatggaaaaGCGCCAAATAG